The following proteins are co-located in the Sphingomonas donggukensis genome:
- a CDS encoding putative bifunctional diguanylate cyclase/phosphodiesterase: MNAVSLKSRAVAFALGAGMIAFVLALAATSAGRLDALGAAHALIPAIVCAVMCWACAERALASTAAAIDAAIARLTQAANGDLESEIPDEVAAAVPPLAGAMTGLFGQLHTQLDIVQQLAMFDQVTGLANRTNFRRSAERVLAAMPGDGAAAIFFIDLDRFKAVNDTLGHAVGDALLGMVADRLCAVAERFAPADGAAPAVIGRLAGDEFAMLFPAVGCPTEATRIGRGILFALSEPFDLVEQAVSVGASIGIALRPRHGHALTDLMRAADTAMYHAKASGRGRAELFSEALATEIATRSQLETDLRAAIERGEFALVYQPQIALTGNRLVAVEALLRWRHPSGALRLPGSFLQRAEDTGLIVDIGEWVIAAVADTIRRWGRMGIAQRLAINISARQLDHGSFFRGLRNAMRAADAPAHLLELEITETLAMQCSREVIDAIAALRADGATIAIDDFGTGYSNLARLRDLPVDRVKIDPCLIRDIAEAHHARVIVQAVIGLIHGLGMEAVAEGIETRAQIDVLRVLGCDVIQGFAIAEPMDEAAFLDWARTEPARITA; encoded by the coding sequence ATGAACGCAGTCTCGCTCAAAAGCAGAGCCGTGGCGTTCGCGCTGGGGGCGGGCATGATCGCGTTCGTGCTGGCGCTGGCGGCGACGTCGGCGGGGCGTCTCGACGCGCTGGGCGCCGCACATGCGCTGATCCCGGCGATCGTGTGCGCGGTAATGTGCTGGGCCTGCGCCGAACGCGCGCTCGCATCGACGGCGGCGGCGATCGATGCCGCGATCGCACGCCTGACGCAGGCCGCGAACGGCGACCTGGAAAGCGAGATTCCCGACGAGGTGGCCGCGGCGGTGCCCCCGCTTGCTGGCGCGATGACCGGTCTGTTCGGGCAGCTCCACACCCAGCTCGACATCGTTCAGCAGCTGGCGATGTTCGACCAGGTGACCGGCCTTGCCAACCGCACCAATTTCCGCCGCAGTGCCGAACGCGTGCTGGCGGCGATGCCGGGCGATGGCGCGGCGGCGATCTTCTTCATCGATCTCGACCGGTTCAAGGCGGTGAACGACACGCTGGGCCACGCGGTCGGCGATGCTCTGCTGGGCATGGTCGCCGACCGGCTGTGCGCGGTGGCCGAACGCTTCGCGCCGGCGGACGGCGCCGCACCGGCGGTGATCGGGCGGCTGGCCGGGGACGAATTCGCGATGCTCTTCCCCGCGGTCGGGTGCCCGACGGAGGCCACGCGGATCGGGCGCGGCATCCTGTTCGCGCTCAGCGAGCCGTTCGACCTGGTCGAGCAGGCGGTGTCGGTGGGCGCGTCGATCGGCATCGCGCTGCGCCCGCGCCACGGCCACGCACTGACCGACCTGATGCGCGCCGCCGACACCGCCATGTACCACGCCAAGGCGAGCGGGCGCGGCCGCGCGGAGCTGTTCAGCGAGGCGCTGGCGACCGAGATCGCGACCCGCAGCCAGCTGGAGACGGACCTGCGCGCCGCCATCGAGCGCGGCGAATTCGCACTTGTGTACCAGCCGCAGATCGCGCTGACCGGCAATCGGCTGGTCGCGGTGGAGGCGTTGCTGCGCTGGCGGCATCCGTCGGGCGCGCTGCGGTTGCCGGGCAGCTTCCTCCAGCGCGCGGAGGACACCGGCCTGATCGTCGATATCGGGGAATGGGTGATCGCGGCGGTCGCCGACACGATCCGGCGGTGGGGGCGAATGGGGATCGCGCAGCGGCTTGCCATCAACATCTCCGCCCGACAGCTCGATCACGGATCGTTCTTCAGGGGCTTGCGCAACGCCATGCGGGCCGCCGACGCGCCGGCGCACCTGTTGGAGCTGGAGATCACCGAAACGCTGGCGATGCAGTGTTCGCGCGAGGTGATCGACGCGATCGCCGCGCTGCGCGCCGACGGCGCGACGATCGCGATCGACGATTTCGGCACGGGATACTCGAACCTCGCTCGCCTGCGCGACCTGCCGGTGGACCGGGTGAAGATCGACCCCTGCCTGATCCGCGACATCGCCGAGGCCCACCACGCGCGCGTCATCGTGCAGGCGGTCATCGGCCTGATCCACGGCCTCGGCATGGAAGCGGTGGCGGAGGGGATCGAGACGCGCGCGCAGATCGACGTGCTTCGCGTGCTGGGCTGCGACGTGATCCAGGGGTTCGCCATCGCCGAACCGATGGACGAGGCGGCGTTCCTCGACTGGGCGCGGACCGAGCCGGCGCGAATTACCGCCTGA
- a CDS encoding cupin domain-containing protein produces MPKLDLDAIPQTNATGYPPEYAGQVQGRHYRRLGPAGGLTEYGVSHVVLDPGAWSAHRHWHEGEDEFVVMLSGEAVLVDDSGETAMRAGDCAAFPMGDGNGHVLQNRSDAPCVFIAVGRSGDTDCHYPDIDMHLFAGKGFRRKDGSAF; encoded by the coding sequence TTGCCCAAGCTCGACCTCGACGCAATCCCGCAGACCAATGCGACCGGCTATCCGCCCGAATATGCCGGGCAGGTGCAGGGGCGGCATTATCGCCGGCTGGGACCGGCAGGCGGCTTGACCGAATATGGCGTCAGTCACGTCGTGCTCGATCCCGGCGCCTGGTCGGCGCACCGCCACTGGCATGAGGGCGAAGACGAGTTCGTGGTGATGCTGTCGGGCGAGGCGGTGCTGGTCGACGACAGCGGCGAGACGGCGATGCGCGCGGGCGACTGCGCGGCGTTTCCGATGGGCGATGGCAATGGCCACGTCCTCCAGAACCGCAGCGATGCGCCGTGCGTGTTCATCGCGGTCGGGCGGTCGGGCGATACCGATTGCCATTATCCCGACATCGACATGCACCTGTTCGCCGGAAAAGGCTTTCGGCGGAAGGACGGGTCCGCGTTCTGA
- the dapE gene encoding succinyl-diaminopimelate desuccinylase, which produces MTGSIDVVALAGALITQESVTPARGGVFDVLEAAIVPLGFAVDRFVVGEAPDGPVENLLAVRGSGGPHLAFAGHLDVVPPGAGWTGDPFVAEVRGDLLYGRGAVDMKGAIAAFVAACATAPDSGTISLIVTGDEEGPAIHGTRALIDRMAARGIRPDMCLVGEPTSTTRLGDMVKIGRRGSVNIWIDVPGRQGHVAYPHLADNPIPRLVAILAEIDAIALDQGNAWFQPSNIEVTDLDVGNPATNVIPAHARARLSIRFNDEQSGEALVARIRAVVDRHAPGAGVRGIVSGEAFLTPPGDLSALVSGAITHVTGLTPELSTTGGTSDARFLSAVCPTVEFGLVNATMHKLDEAVATADLHALTAIYAEVIARAIRR; this is translated from the coding sequence ATGACTGGGTCGATCGACGTTGTAGCGCTCGCGGGCGCGCTCATCACGCAGGAAAGCGTGACGCCCGCGCGCGGGGGCGTGTTCGACGTGCTGGAGGCGGCGATCGTGCCGCTCGGCTTCGCGGTCGATCGCTTCGTGGTCGGCGAGGCGCCCGACGGTCCGGTCGAGAATCTGCTCGCGGTGCGCGGATCGGGCGGGCCGCACCTCGCCTTCGCCGGGCACCTCGACGTCGTGCCGCCCGGCGCCGGCTGGACCGGCGATCCGTTCGTTGCGGAGGTGCGCGGCGACCTGCTCTACGGGCGCGGCGCCGTCGACATGAAGGGCGCGATCGCCGCCTTCGTCGCGGCGTGTGCGACGGCGCCCGACAGCGGCACGATCAGCCTGATCGTCACCGGCGACGAGGAAGGCCCGGCGATCCACGGCACCCGCGCGCTGATCGATCGCATGGCCGCGCGCGGCATCCGCCCGGACATGTGCCTGGTCGGCGAACCGACCTCGACCACGCGGCTCGGCGACATGGTGAAGATCGGACGGCGCGGGTCGGTCAACATCTGGATCGACGTCCCCGGGCGTCAGGGCCACGTCGCCTACCCCCACCTTGCCGACAATCCGATCCCGCGTCTGGTCGCGATCCTCGCGGAGATCGACGCAATCGCCCTCGACCAGGGCAATGCCTGGTTCCAGCCGTCGAACATCGAGGTCACCGACCTGGACGTCGGCAATCCGGCGACCAACGTCATCCCCGCGCATGCCCGCGCGCGCCTGAGCATCCGGTTCAACGACGAACAGTCGGGCGAGGCGCTCGTCGCGCGCATCCGCGCGGTCGTCGATCGCCACGCCCCCGGCGCCGGGGTCCGCGGGATCGTGTCGGGAGAGGCTTTCCTGACTCCGCCCGGCGATTTGTCGGCGCTGGTGTCGGGAGCAATCACGCATGTCACCGGGCTGACCCCAGAGCTGTCGACCACCGGCGGCACCTCCGATGCGCGTTTCCTGTCGGCGGTCTGTCCCACGGTCGAATTCGGTCTGGTCAACGCGACGATGCACAAGCTGGACGAGGCGGTGGCGACCGCCGACCTGCACGCCCTGACCGCAATCTATGCCGAGGTCATCGCCCGCGCGATCAGGCGGTAA
- the dxs gene encoding 1-deoxy-D-xylulose-5-phosphate synthase, whose translation MSDTPATPLLDTVATPHDLRKLDHKQLRQLADELRAETISAVGTTGGHLGSGLGVVELTTAIHYVFNTPDDRLVWDVGHQCYPHKILTGRRDRIRTLRQGGGLSGFTKRSESEYDPFGAAHSSTSISAALGFAIANKLTGAPGKAIAVIGDGSMSAGMAYEAMNNAEAAGNRLVVILNDNDMSIAPPVGGLSAYLARMVSSSEYLGLRSLASKLTAKLSRRVHKTARKAEEYTRGMVTGGTLFEELGFYYVGPIDGHNLDHLIPVLENVRDAEQGPVLVHVVTKKGKGYAPAEASADKYHGVQKFDVITGTQATAPPGPPSYQNVFGDALVREAATDDRIVAITAAMPSGTGVDRFAKAYPDRAFDVGIAEQHAVTFAAGLAAQGMRPFCAIYSTFLQRAYDQVVHDVAIQNLPVRFAIDRAGLVGADGATHAGSFDVTYLATLPNFVVMAAADEAELVHMTHTAVLHDSGPIAVRYPRGNGTGVALPEVPQALEIGKGRIVREGKKVAILSLGTRLAEALKAADALEAKGLSTTVADLRFVKPLDEALIRKLLTTHEVAVTIEEAAVGGLGAHVLTFASDAGLIDAGLKLRTMRLPDVFQDQDKPDAQYDTARLNAEHIVDTVLKALRHNSDAIAEGARA comes from the coding sequence ATGTCCGATACTCCCGCAACGCCCCTGCTCGATACGGTGGCGACGCCGCACGACCTCCGCAAGCTCGATCACAAGCAACTGCGCCAACTGGCCGACGAGCTGCGCGCCGAAACCATTTCCGCGGTCGGCACGACCGGCGGGCATCTCGGCTCCGGCCTCGGCGTGGTCGAGCTGACCACCGCGATCCACTATGTCTTCAACACGCCCGACGACCGGCTGGTGTGGGACGTCGGCCACCAATGCTATCCGCACAAGATTCTGACCGGGCGCCGCGACCGCATCCGCACGCTGCGGCAGGGCGGGGGCCTTTCGGGCTTCACCAAGCGTAGCGAGAGCGAATACGACCCGTTCGGCGCGGCGCATTCCTCGACGTCGATCTCGGCGGCGCTGGGCTTTGCCATCGCCAACAAGCTGACCGGCGCGCCCGGCAAGGCGATCGCGGTGATCGGCGACGGATCGATGTCCGCCGGCATGGCCTATGAGGCGATGAACAACGCCGAGGCCGCGGGCAATCGGCTGGTGGTGATCCTGAACGACAACGACATGTCGATCGCTCCGCCGGTGGGCGGGCTGTCGGCGTACCTTGCGCGCATGGTGTCGAGTTCCGAGTATCTCGGCCTGCGCAGTCTTGCATCGAAGCTGACCGCGAAGCTCTCCCGCCGCGTCCACAAGACTGCGCGCAAGGCCGAGGAATATACCCGCGGCATGGTGACCGGGGGCACGCTCTTCGAGGAGCTCGGCTTCTACTATGTCGGGCCGATCGACGGGCACAACCTCGATCACCTCATCCCGGTGCTGGAGAATGTCCGCGACGCCGAGCAGGGGCCGGTGCTGGTCCATGTCGTGACCAAGAAGGGCAAGGGCTATGCCCCGGCCGAGGCGTCGGCGGACAAATATCATGGCGTCCAGAAATTCGACGTCATCACCGGCACGCAGGCGACCGCCCCACCGGGACCGCCGAGTTACCAGAACGTGTTCGGCGACGCGCTGGTGCGCGAGGCGGCTACGGATGATCGGATCGTCGCGATCACCGCGGCGATGCCATCGGGCACCGGCGTCGATCGCTTCGCCAAGGCCTATCCCGACCGTGCGTTCGATGTCGGCATCGCCGAGCAGCATGCGGTGACCTTCGCCGCGGGGCTGGCGGCGCAGGGGATGCGACCATTCTGTGCGATCTACTCGACGTTCCTGCAACGCGCCTATGATCAGGTCGTGCATGACGTCGCCATCCAGAATTTACCCGTCCGGTTCGCGATCGACCGCGCTGGTCTGGTCGGCGCCGATGGTGCGACCCATGCCGGCAGCTTCGACGTAACCTATCTGGCTACTCTCCCGAACTTTGTGGTGATGGCGGCGGCGGACGAGGCGGAGCTGGTCCATATGACCCATACCGCGGTGCTGCACGATAGCGGGCCGATCGCGGTGCGCTATCCACGCGGCAACGGCACCGGCGTCGCACTCCCCGAGGTTCCGCAGGCGCTCGAGATCGGCAAGGGCCGCATCGTGCGCGAGGGCAAGAAAGTGGCGATCCTGTCGCTCGGCACCCGCCTGGCCGAGGCGCTCAAGGCCGCCGACGCGCTGGAGGCGAAGGGCCTGTCGACCACGGTCGCCGACCTGCGTTTCGTTAAGCCTTTGGACGAGGCGCTGATCCGCAAGCTGCTGACCACGCATGAAGTCGCCGTGACGATCGAGGAAGCCGCGGTCGGCGGGCTCGGCGCGCATGTGTTGACCTTCGCCAGCGACGCCGGGCTGATCGATGCGGGGCTGAAGCTGCGCACGATGCGCCTGCCCGATGTGTTTCAGGACCAGGACAAGCCCGACGCGCAGTACGACACCGCCCGGCTGAACGCCGAGCACATCGTCGACACCGTGCTGAAGGCGCTGCGCCACAACAGCGATGCCATTGCGGAGGGCGCGCGCGCTTGA
- a CDS encoding GNAT family N-acetyltransferase has translation MHELRPATAADLPALRRLMARAIDALQSSYLSADQVAASRLVMGLDTQLIADGTYFVVETGDRIAGCGGWSRRATLYGGDHSAGLREPRLLDPASEAARVRAMYTDPDHVRRGIGRAILSACEAAAAVEGFRRAELMATLAGEPLYSAAGYAEIERIVDESGPVGVPLIRMGKALA, from the coding sequence ATGCACGAACTGCGCCCGGCGACCGCGGCGGACCTGCCCGCGCTCAGGCGGCTGATGGCGCGCGCGATCGATGCGTTGCAGTCGAGCTATCTGTCCGCCGACCAGGTCGCGGCGAGCCGGCTGGTCATGGGCCTCGACACGCAGCTGATCGCGGACGGCACCTATTTCGTGGTCGAGACGGGCGACCGGATCGCCGGCTGCGGCGGGTGGAGCCGGCGCGCCACGCTCTACGGCGGCGACCACAGCGCAGGCTTGCGCGAACCGCGCCTGCTCGATCCCGCCAGCGAGGCCGCGCGCGTGCGGGCGATGTACACCGATCCCGACCACGTCCGCCGCGGGATCGGGCGGGCGATCCTATCCGCCTGCGAGGCCGCCGCCGCAGTCGAGGGCTTCAGACGCGCGGAACTGATGGCGACACTGGCCGGGGAGCCGCTGTACAGCGCGGCGGGCTATGCCGAAATCGAGCGGATCGTGGATGAGAGCGGCCCCGTCGGCGTGCCGCTCATCCGGATGGGCAAGGCGCTCGCGTAA
- a CDS encoding Smr/MutS family protein translates to MASVRPIEGRAPPAAVAAPATQRAHAVTLSAVPQPAPPRPHRPVAPGVTLDGGWDRRLSRGMVAPDRTIDLHGHTLQSAYSLLDHALDRAIRDGSRVILLVTGKPPRKESERPHARGAIRAAVGDWLAASRHADRIAAVRGAHPRHGGTGALYIVLRRDRQAP, encoded by the coding sequence ATGGCAAGCGTTCGCCCGATCGAGGGCCGCGCACCGCCGGCCGCCGTGGCCGCCCCCGCCACGCAGCGCGCGCACGCCGTCACCCTCTCCGCTGTACCGCAGCCGGCACCGCCGCGGCCACATCGCCCCGTGGCGCCCGGCGTGACGCTCGATGGCGGCTGGGATCGGCGACTGTCGCGCGGGATGGTCGCGCCCGACCGCACGATCGACCTGCACGGCCATACGCTCCAGTCGGCCTATAGCCTGCTCGACCACGCGCTCGACCGTGCGATCCGCGACGGCAGCCGCGTGATCCTGCTGGTGACCGGCAAACCACCGCGCAAGGAATCCGAGCGGCCCCACGCCCGCGGTGCGATCCGGGCGGCAGTTGGCGACTGGCTGGCGGCATCGCGCCATGCCGACCGCATCGCCGCGGTCCGCGGCGCGCATCCGCGCCACGGCGGCACCGGCGCCCTGTATATCGTTCTGCGGCGCGACCGGCAGGCGCCTTAA
- a CDS encoding (2Fe-2S)-binding protein, whose protein sequence is MVVCVCNAIRERDVRAAARDGAMSACQAYRSLGCQAKCGQCVPFARAIIDAERAAA, encoded by the coding sequence ATGGTTGTCTGCGTTTGCAATGCGATCCGAGAGCGCGATGTGCGCGCCGCCGCCCGCGACGGCGCAATGAGTGCGTGCCAGGCGTACCGGTCGCTCGGCTGCCAGGCCAAATGCGGACAGTGCGTGCCCTTCGCGCGCGCCATCATCGACGCGGAACGCGCGGCTGCGTAG
- a CDS encoding murein transglycosylase A, translated as MTMRLMTIVATAVVLSACSGRIVPPTVGTGVPAASDRPATSAVHPSTNVAVRRPTAATPIAPIATAPTPAGVTTAAAAGVLAGPPVASLPMTREDAAVALAAFRTSCPGLTKRADVSGLTRPADWQPACDAARATGDGGAPAFFARWLEAVQIGDGKAFATGYYEPEIAGSRTRGGAYQTPIYARPRDLVEVDLGLFATDLKGKKIRGKVSGNSFVPYDDRTAIEQGALDGRAPVLAWAADPVEIFFLQIQGSGRLRLPDGNVMRIGYDTQNGREYTGIGALMRQRGLLQPGQTSMQGLMGYLRANPEEGRAIMRENKSFVFFRELTGAGPLGAMGYPVTGGGTVAVDVKFVPLGAPVLLSMDRADANGIWVAQDTGGAIKGANRFDTFWGAGDDARAIAGGMAARGTAFLLLPIGTAARLTSGAAYGGPATKP; from the coding sequence ATGACGATGCGGCTGATGACGATTGTGGCGACGGCGGTGGTGCTGAGCGCCTGTTCGGGGCGGATCGTGCCGCCTACCGTCGGTACCGGCGTGCCGGCAGCGAGCGACCGTCCGGCGACCTCGGCGGTGCATCCCTCGACCAATGTCGCGGTGCGGCGCCCGACCGCCGCGACGCCGATCGCACCGATCGCGACCGCGCCGACGCCTGCCGGAGTGACGACGGCGGCGGCGGCGGGCGTGCTGGCCGGGCCGCCGGTCGCGTCGCTGCCGATGACGCGTGAGGATGCCGCGGTGGCGCTCGCCGCGTTCCGCACCTCCTGCCCGGGCCTGACGAAGCGCGCCGATGTGTCGGGGCTGACCCGCCCCGCCGACTGGCAGCCGGCGTGCGACGCCGCGCGCGCGACGGGCGACGGCGGTGCCCCTGCGTTCTTCGCGCGCTGGCTGGAGGCGGTGCAGATCGGCGACGGCAAGGCGTTCGCGACCGGATATTACGAGCCTGAGATTGCCGGCTCGCGGACGCGGGGCGGGGCGTATCAGACCCCGATCTACGCCCGCCCGCGCGATCTGGTCGAAGTCGACCTCGGCCTGTTCGCGACCGACCTGAAGGGCAAGAAGATCCGCGGCAAGGTGTCGGGCAACAGCTTCGTCCCTTATGACGACCGCACCGCCATCGAGCAGGGGGCGCTCGACGGGCGCGCGCCGGTGCTGGCGTGGGCGGCGGACCCGGTCGAGATATTCTTCCTGCAGATCCAGGGATCGGGCCGCCTGCGCCTGCCCGACGGCAATGTCATGCGGATTGGCTACGACACGCAGAACGGGCGCGAATACACCGGCATCGGCGCGCTTATGCGCCAGCGCGGGCTGCTCCAGCCGGGGCAGACGTCGATGCAGGGGCTGATGGGCTATCTGCGCGCCAACCCAGAGGAAGGCCGCGCGATCATGCGCGAGAACAAGAGCTTCGTCTTCTTCCGCGAACTGACGGGCGCCGGGCCGCTCGGGGCGATGGGCTATCCGGTCACCGGCGGCGGGACCGTGGCGGTCGACGTGAAGTTCGTGCCGCTGGGCGCGCCGGTGCTGCTGTCGATGGACCGCGCCGATGCCAACGGCATCTGGGTGGCGCAGGATACCGGCGGCGCGATCAAGGGCGCCAACCGCTTCGATACCTTCTGGGGCGCGGGGGACGATGCCCGCGCGATCGCCGGTGGCATGGCCGCGCGAGGCACCGCATTCCTGCTGCTGCCGATCGGGACGGCCGCGCGGCTGACGTCGGGGGCGGCATATGGCGGACCGGCGACTAAGCCCTGA
- the bfr gene encoding bacterioferritin has product MKGDAKVIEYLNETLRNELTAINQYWLHYRLFDHWGVKKLAKFEREESIDEMKHADWVAERILFLDGLPNFQLLGRLRVGETVEEAIRGDLELEYEAVAQLKNAIEHCESVRDYVSRDLFRRILDSEEEHVDTLERQFEMIERMGIANYIQLNSESEADA; this is encoded by the coding sequence ATGAAGGGCGATGCGAAAGTCATCGAATATCTGAACGAGACGCTCCGCAACGAGCTGACCGCGATCAACCAATATTGGTTGCACTACCGCCTGTTCGATCACTGGGGCGTCAAGAAACTCGCCAAGTTCGAGCGCGAGGAATCGATCGACGAGATGAAGCACGCCGATTGGGTGGCGGAGCGCATACTGTTCCTCGACGGCCTGCCCAATTTCCAGCTGCTCGGGCGCCTGCGCGTCGGCGAGACCGTCGAGGAAGCGATCCGCGGCGACCTGGAGCTGGAATATGAGGCGGTCGCCCAGCTGAAGAACGCGATCGAGCATTGCGAAAGCGTGCGCGACTATGTCAGCCGCGACCTGTTCCGCCGCATCCTCGACAGCGAGGAAGAGCATGTCGATACGCTCGAGCGTCAGTTCGAGATGATCGAGCGGATGGGGATCGCCAATTACATCCAGCTCAATTCGGAAAGCGAAGCCGACGCCTGA
- a CDS encoding RBBP9/YdeN family alpha/beta hydrolase, whose amino-acid sequence MASFATDTAIVPTILTVPGLGGSGDSHWQTLWEQARADTVRAELGMWDAPHRNSWMTKLDQAIRTAQAPVVLVAHSLGCLAVAWWAALSGQPYGWPVAGALLVAPADVDRHGAPPELAGFAPAPTTPLPFPSLVVASSDDPWITLERARALAGGWGSHFVGAGAVGHINALSGIGDWREGQDLLAELIDGVGLAHTPSQGRALLAERLAREPRIGA is encoded by the coding sequence ATGGCGTCTTTCGCGACCGATACGGCGATCGTTCCGACCATCCTGACCGTGCCTGGCCTCGGCGGATCGGGCGACAGCCACTGGCAGACCCTGTGGGAGCAGGCGCGCGCCGATACGGTCCGCGCCGAGCTTGGCATGTGGGACGCGCCGCACCGCAACAGCTGGATGACGAAGCTCGACCAGGCGATCCGCACCGCGCAAGCACCGGTGGTGCTCGTCGCGCATTCGTTGGGATGCCTGGCCGTCGCATGGTGGGCGGCGTTGTCGGGCCAACCCTATGGCTGGCCGGTGGCGGGTGCGTTACTGGTCGCTCCGGCCGACGTCGATCGCCACGGCGCGCCGCCCGAACTCGCCGGCTTCGCCCCCGCCCCGACGACGCCGCTGCCCTTCCCCTCGCTGGTGGTGGCGAGCAGCGACGACCCCTGGATCACGCTGGAGCGCGCCCGCGCCCTCGCCGGCGGCTGGGGCAGCCATTTCGTGGGTGCCGGCGCCGTCGGCCACATCAACGCGCTGAGCGGGATCGGCGACTGGCGTGAGGGACAGGATCTGCTCGCCGAGCTGATCGACGGCGTGGGTCTGGCCCACACCCCGTCGCAGGGCCGCGCGCTGCTCGCCGAGCGACTGGCGCGGGAGCCACGCATCGGCGCGTGA
- a CDS encoding alpha/beta hydrolase, translated as MTIDRRTLLAASLAAVPASAAAASVTPATTIALWPGEAPGLINRSLTEIVLERSKNPAVRDRALTNIRRPRLDVFRPARPNGAAMLVIPGGGYQRVVIDKEGYEIGPWLAERGITAFVLFYRLPGEGWRDPANTPLADAQRAMRLIRARASEYAIDPTRVGAMGFSAGGHLCADLAVRHMRRVYTPVDAADTLDARPMLAAPIYPVVSMDAAIAHAGSRDALIGASPADSFVTEHSPDLQVTRATPPMFLSHAADDKTVPVANSIALHAALRDAGVPVEMHLFERGGHGFGWGRRTAGLSAHLWPELFLAWARTHASVR; from the coding sequence ATGACGATCGACCGCCGCACCCTGCTTGCCGCCTCACTGGCCGCCGTCCCCGCAAGTGCCGCAGCAGCAAGCGTCACCCCGGCTACCACCATCGCGCTGTGGCCGGGCGAGGCGCCGGGCCTGATAAACCGCAGCCTGACCGAAATCGTGCTGGAACGCAGCAAGAATCCAGCCGTCCGCGACCGCGCGCTGACCAACATCCGGCGCCCCCGCCTCGACGTCTTCCGCCCCGCGCGTCCGAACGGCGCGGCGATGCTCGTCATCCCTGGCGGCGGCTACCAGCGCGTCGTGATCGACAAGGAAGGGTATGAGATCGGCCCGTGGCTGGCCGAGCGCGGGATCACTGCCTTCGTTCTGTTCTACCGCCTGCCGGGCGAGGGGTGGCGCGATCCGGCCAACACGCCGCTTGCGGACGCACAGCGGGCGATGCGGCTGATCCGGGCGCGGGCGAGCGAATATGCGATCGACCCTACCCGCGTCGGCGCGATGGGGTTTTCCGCTGGCGGGCATCTCTGCGCGGACTTGGCCGTCCGCCACATGCGTCGGGTCTATACGCCGGTCGATGCCGCCGACACGCTCGACGCGCGCCCGATGCTCGCCGCGCCGATCTATCCGGTGGTGTCGATGGACGCGGCGATCGCCCACGCCGGATCGCGCGACGCGCTGATCGGGGCGTCGCCCGCCGACAGCTTCGTGACCGAACATTCGCCCGACCTGCAGGTGACCCGCGCGACGCCGCCGATGTTCCTGTCGCATGCCGCCGACGATAAGACGGTGCCGGTCGCCAACAGCATCGCGCTGCACGCCGCCTTGCGCGACGCGGGCGTGCCGGTGGAGATGCACCTGTTCGAACGCGGCGGCCACGGCTTCGGCTGGGGACGGCGCACCGCGGGGCTGTCGGCGCATCTATGGCCGGAGTTGTTCCTCGCCTGGGCGCGCACTCACGCCTCCGTCAGGTGA